In bacterium, the genomic window CTTCGAGCTGGCCGATGCCCCCTTCGTCGGCTCGGGCTGTCTCTCCTCGGCCGTTTCGATGGACAAGTCCGCCGCCAAGGCGATCCTCCGCGCCGCCGGGCTGCCGGTCCTGCCCGGCATGACCGTCACCAAGGCGGAGTGGGCGAAAAAATCCCAAAAACTCCACGATCAGGCCATCGCCTCGGTGGGACTGCCGCTTTTCGTGAAACCGGCTTCGCTCGGGAGCAGCGTGGGCGTCCACCGCGTGGAGGAAGCCTCCCAGCTCAACTCCGCCGTTGAGGATGCCATGGAGTACGACTTCAAGGTGCTGATCGAGGAGGAGGCGGACGGCATGGAGCTCGAGTGCGGCGTCCTGGAGGACCCGGAGGGAAATCCGCCGCTGGTCAGCCCGCTGGCCCAGATCAAGACTGCGGACGGCTGGTACGACTACGAGGCCAAATACACGCCGGGGCGCGCGGAAATCATCATCCCCGCGCCGCTCCCTGACAGCGAGACGGACCGGATCCGCCAAACGGCCCGCTCCGCCTTCACCGCCCTGGGCTGCTCGGGCCTCGCCCGGGTGGATTTCTTCTACGACGATTCCTCGGGCGATCTCTACCTCAACGAGCTGAACACCCTGCCCGGCTTCACCGCGGTGAGTGCCTACCCCAAAATGATCCAAGCCGCCGGGGTGTCCTACCCCGCCCTGCTCGAGCGCCTCATCGCCTGCGCCTTCGCGCGCCAGGAGAGAAACCGCGAGCGCCATTTCCGCAGGCTCTCCTGATTCCCCCCGCCGAATGCCCGGTGCCCCCGCCCCTGTTTTCCGGCGCGTTCTTTTTCGGATAAAATGTTCTCCAGAAATGGAGGAACTTGAAATGCCCGGCTTCTGCATTGTGCTCGCCCTCATCCTTCTCCTGGCGCTCCTCGTCAGTCCCTGGCTCTTTCTCGGGCTGCTGGTTCTTGCCTTCCTCCTTTTTTTCCTCACCGCCTACGTCATCCGGTGGTACGAGGAGGCCCGGCGCGCCTCGGATGAGCGGGGGCTGTGGGACTTCTCGCTGAAAGACGCCCTCCCCCTTCTGGCGGAGGCAGCGACCCAGCTGGCCCTCATCGCACTCACGCTCGCGGATCTGCTCCTCTCCATTCGCCACTGGTCGCTGCGCCGCCAGATTCCGGCCACCCTCGAGAGCGCCGCGCCAGAGACCCCGCCCCTTCCGGCGGGCGGGCGGCCCATCATCTGCATCCACGGGTTAGGCATGCGGGGGCTTTCCATGTATCCCCTCGCACGAAAGCTCAAGAAGGCGGGCTACCGCCCCCACTACTTTACCTACACCCCCCCGGGCCTCGCCTTGGAGGCCTACGCGAGG contains:
- a CDS encoding D-alanine--D-alanine ligase; the protein is FELADAPFVGSGCLSSAVSMDKSAAKAILRAAGLPVLPGMTVTKAEWAKKSQKLHDQAIASVGLPLFVKPASLGSSVGVHRVEEASQLNSAVEDAMEYDFKVLIEEEADGMELECGVLEDPEGNPPLVSPLAQIKTADGWYDYEAKYTPGRAEIIIPAPLPDSETDRIRQTARSAFTALGCSGLARVDFFYDDSSGDLYLNELNTLPGFTAVSAYPKMIQAAGVSYPALLERLIACAFARQERNRERHFRRLS